From Arthrobacter sp. FW306-2-2C-D06B, a single genomic window includes:
- a CDS encoding purine-nucleoside phosphorylase translates to MNTDPFEAAKAAADYIAAETGVESHDVALVLGSGWGAAADLIGETTATLTASEVPGFHAPAVEGHVGTIRSVLTKEGKRALVLGARTHYYEGKGVRAVVHGVRTAAAAGCKTLVVTNGCGGLNEAWTPGTPVLISDHINLTAASPLEGATFVDLTDLYSSRIRGLAREVDPTLDEGVYAQFTGPHYETPAEVQYAKRIGADLVGMSTALEAIAARHAGMEVFGISLVTNLAAGISPVPLSHQEVIEAGQTAGARISRLLADIIAKL, encoded by the coding sequence ATGAACACAGACCCATTCGAGGCCGCCAAAGCTGCGGCCGACTATATCGCGGCGGAGACCGGCGTCGAATCCCACGACGTCGCGCTCGTGCTCGGCTCAGGCTGGGGCGCGGCCGCGGATCTCATAGGCGAAACGACGGCGACCCTCACGGCGTCGGAGGTTCCCGGCTTCCATGCGCCTGCCGTTGAAGGGCATGTGGGCACCATCCGTTCGGTCCTGACGAAGGAAGGCAAGCGGGCCCTTGTCCTCGGCGCGCGTACCCACTACTACGAAGGCAAGGGCGTCCGCGCAGTAGTCCACGGCGTGCGCACTGCCGCGGCAGCCGGATGCAAGACCCTGGTGGTGACCAACGGCTGCGGCGGCCTGAACGAAGCCTGGACCCCCGGCACTCCGGTGCTGATCAGTGATCACATCAACCTGACCGCGGCTTCTCCCCTTGAAGGTGCCACGTTCGTGGACCTCACGGACCTGTACTCCTCCCGCATCCGCGGCCTAGCACGCGAAGTGGATCCCACGCTTGACGAAGGTGTCTACGCCCAGTTCACCGGCCCGCACTACGAAACTCCGGCCGAGGTTCAGTACGCCAAGCGAATCGGCGCGGACCTGGTGGGCATGTCCACCGCTTTGGAAGCCATCGCCGCCCGGCACGCAGGCATGGAGGTCTTCGGCATCTCCCTCGTGACCAACCTGGCCGCGGGCATCAGCCCGGTACCGCTGAGCCACCAGGAAGTCATCGAGGCGGGCCAGACAGCGGGCGCACGCATTTCGCGCCTCCTGGCGGACATCATCGCCAAGCTTTGA